The following are encoded in a window of Labrus bergylta chromosome 16, fLabBer1.1, whole genome shotgun sequence genomic DNA:
- the tecpr1b gene encoding tectonin beta-propeller repeat-containing protein 1, with protein sequence MPAITLLWAVDVYGRVYSLSTAGQRWERADDLLLELKRVTAGKGRCWGIGCDHHVYLNMMPSETSIRYREETYENQRWNPVDSFTDTLLPTDRWPWSDVTGMNPQPLHSFQLPSRSWEWEGDWYVDQSCGGEPSQTGGWEYAVDFPANFSPDKKWNSCVRRRRWIRYRRYIAQGTWAKVPLDNPRKPPLPLCDISCGGWEMSDQSGRYPYLWGVSQQGQVWFREGIHPRVPEGTCWEEVEVPKEVAQLSAGPGDLLWALLWDGNLLVRTGLTLDSPTGTSWVEVESPGKEVEALHVAVGVSVVWLVTKDYKVWFRRGVNSHNPCGSGWIAIGGEMMMVDVGLNDQVWAVGEDRGLYFRMGVTPSEPSGSGWIPVSAQWGNSKEVLPARNECELSTQLTEASRGSVLSCTDSDSELGPAEPQNSRNDTPVPEAAAPSVVPLGAADTPSPPLNTEDTPSALLLDAPKPFIPASDSFINSLVSDRDRTSTQPASIAEAPREDGEETSPAPVLLTPVAAGQDVPWMNVDLEGAEAARSAHALGLSSGDAGAAATYALGTLETSQAVGEEDGPVWAWISGGGCDVDAESQISWLSSSGPLTSSLSLTPVQSAAWSEQPEHKEEISKKPLERSNSVWVRKGSLRWWRDWKPQRWVDVGVALEQSTKPDGRKDSIFFVYYTQYDEKKYLHVFINEVTALVPVLRDSHHAFAVYTAQRTKQRWPLVLAAQTERDMNEWLSLLSDCCCECRGITGPPSRHALWSTTSKGDIMVHEPSFSLEAPAQTPACDLMFWRQVPGHLRCVESSSLGLVWGIGWDGTAWVYSGRFGHQATPGDEVEMHQQTDVRSVHVYENQRWNPMTGYTDKGLPTDRPMWSDESGLKECTKGNTHPPSPQWSWVSEWAVDYNVPGGTDKEGWQYAADFPVTFHGHKTMKDFVRRRRWTRKCKLSLRGPWLQVPPISLSDISVMPCLAQSSMEQVPVWALNDKGDVLCRLGVSPQNPAGSSWLHVGTDQPFKSISIGGANQVWAIAKDGAVFYRGSVSPQNPAGECWYHIPSPLRQTLTQLSVGRTSVFAVDENSNLWFRQGLTPSYPQGSAWELISNNVTKVSVGPLDQVWIIADGVPGFTSETPGAVCHRLGVGPMQPKGQGWDYGIGGGWEHISVRGNSAEAPRAPHLPAAGPPRSPLPHQRPPAQVNGNAVGV encoded by the exons ATGCCCGCCATCACGCTGCTGTGGGCCGTGGACGTGTACGGCAGGGTGTACAGCCTCTCCACAGCCGGTCAGCGCTGGGAGCGAGCGGACgacctgctgctggagctgaAGAGGGTCACTGCAGGGAAGGGGCGCTGCTGGGGCATCGGCTGTGACCACCATGTTTACCTCAACATGATGCCCAGTGAGACCTCCATCCGCTACCGGGAGGAGACCTATGAAAACCAG aggTGGAACCCAGTCGACAGCTTCACTGACACACTGCTGCCCACCGACCGCTGGCCGTGGAGCGACGTGACCGGGATGAACCCTCAGCCGCTCCACAGCTTTCAGCTTCCCTCCAGAAGCTGGGAGTGGGAGGGGGACTGGTATGTGGACCAGAGCTGTGGAGGAGAACCCAGCCAGACCGGG GGCTGGGAGTATGCAGTCGATTTCCCAGCAAACTTCTCCCCCGACAAGAAGTGGAACTCGTGTGTCCGTCGAAGGCGCTGGATCCGCTACAGGCGATACATCGCACAAGGCACCTGGGCCAAG gTCCCGCTGGATAATCCCAGGAAGCCCCCGCTGCCGCTCTGTGACATCAGCTGTGGGGGTTGGGAGATGAGTGACCAGTCTGGAAGGTATCCTTACCTGTGGGGCGTGTCCCAACAAGGACAG GTGTGGTTCAGGGAGGGGATCCACCCTCGGGTCCCGGAGGGTACCTGCTGGGAGGAAGTTGAAGTACCCAAAGAGGTGGCTCAGCTGTCAGCCGGCCCCGGAGACCTGCTGTGGGCTTTGCTGTGGGACGGGAACCTGCTGGTCCGTACTGGCCTCACCTTGGACAGCCCGACTG gCACGTCGTGGGTGGAGGTGGAATCACCAGGAAAAGAGGTTGAAGCTCTTCATGTGGCTGTGGGAGTCAGTGTGGTCTGGTTGGTCACTAAAGACTACAAG gtgTGGTTTAGGCGCGGCGTGAACTCCCACAATCCCTGCGGCTCTGGTTGGATTGCCATCGGAGGGGAGATGATGATGGTGGATGTAGGACTCAACGATCAG GTGTGGGCGGTAGGCGAGGACCGCGGCCTGTATTTCAGGATGGGTGTGACCCCGTCTGAACCCAGCGGGAGCGGCTGGATTCCCGTCTCTGCCCAGTGGGGGAACAGTAAAGAAGTTCTACCAGCCAG GAATGAGTGTGAGTTAAGCACCCAGCTGACCGAGGCCTCGAGGGGCTCAGTGTTGAGCTGCACGGACTCAGACTCAGAGTTGGGACCCGCTGAGCCACAAAACAGCCGCAATGACACGCCGGTCCCGGAGGCAGCGGCCCCTTCTGTGGTCCCTCTGGGGGCGGCTGACACACCTTCACCTCCCCTGAACACAGAGGACACTCCGTCAGCCCTCCTCCTGGACGCCCCCAAACCCTTCATCCCCGCGAGCGACAGCTTCATCAACAGCCTGGTGTCAGACCGCGACAGGACCTCCACACAGCCGGCGTCCATCGCAGAGGCCCCTCGGGAGGACGGCGAGGAGACGTCCCCGGCCCCCGTCCTGCTGACCCCTGTGGCGGCGGGACAAGACGTGCCGTGGATGAATGTAGATCTGGAGGGGGCGGAAGCAGCTCGCAGTGCACACGCATTGGGGCTCTCATCAGGGGACGCCGGTGCTGCGGCCACATACGCCCTCGGGACTCTGGAGACTTCTCAGGCTGTGGGGGAAGAGGATGGACCGGTGTGGGCCTGGATCTCCGGTGGAGGCTGCGATGTGGACGCAGAGTCACAGATCAGCTGGCTCAGTTCCTCAG GTCCCCTCACCAGCTCCCTGTCACTGACTCCGGTTCAGTCAGCAGCCTGGAGCGAGCAGCCGGAGCACAAAGAGGAGATCAGCAAGAAACCGCTGGAGAGGAGCAAC TCTGTGTGGGTACGTAAAGGTTCGCTGCGCTGGTGGAGAGACTGGAAGCCTCAGCGCTGGGTGGATGTGGGTGTAGCCCTGGAACAGTCAACCAAACCCGACGGGAGGAAGGACAGCATCTTCTTTGTCTACTACACACAGTACGATGAGAAAAAG taCCTTCATGTGTTTATAAACGAGGTGACGGCGCTGGTTCCGGTGCTCAGGGACTCCCACCATGCCTTCGCTGTGTACACGGCCCAGAGGACCAAGCAGAGGTGGCCTCTGGTCCTGGCGGCACAAACTGAGAGGGACATGAATGAAtgg CTTAGCTTGTTGTCTGACTGTTGCTGTGAGTGTCGGGGGATCACAGGACCCCCGTCCAGACACGCCCTGTGGTCCACGACCTCAAAGGGAGACATCATGGTCCACGAGCCGTCCTTCTCTCTGGAGGCTCCTGCTCAGACACCAGCCTGTGACCTCat GTTCTGGCGGCAGGTCCCAGGTCACCTGCGCTGCGTAGAGTCAAGCAGTCTAGGGCTGGTGTGGGGCATCGGGTGGGACGGCACTGCCTGGGTCTACAGCGGGCGCTTTGGGCACCAAGCCACCCCGG GAGATGAGGTTGAGATGCACCAGCAGACTGATGTCAGGAGTGTTCATGTGTACGAGAATCAAAGATGGAACCCAATGACAGGATATACAGACAA AGGACTTCCTACAGACCGCCCTATGTGGAGCGATGAGAGCGGCCTGAAGGAGTGCACCAAAGGAAACACACACCCGCCCTCCCCTCAGTGGTCCTGG GTGTCAGAGTGGGCGGTGGACTACAACGTTCCTGGAGGGACGGACAAAGAGGGCTGGCAGTACGCCGCGGACTTCCCTGT GACATTTCATGGCCACAAAACCATGAAAGACTTTGTAAGACGCAGAAGATGGACCag GAAGTGTAAACTCTCGCTGAGAGGTCCATGGCTGCAGGTCCCGCCCATTTCTCTGAGTGACATCTCTGTGATGCCGTGTCTGGCACAGAGCAGCATGGAGCAGGTCCCCGTGTGGGCGCTCAATGATAAAGGAGATGTTCTGTGTCGACTGGGAGTCAGCCCCCAAAACCCAGcg GGCAGCTCCTGGCTGCATGTGGGCACAGACCAGCCCTTTAAGTCCATTTCCATCGGCGGAGCCAACCAGGTGTGGGCCATCGCCAAAGATGGAGCTGTTTTCTACAGAGGATCTGTCTCTCCACAGAACCCTGCAG GAGAATGCTGGTACCACATCCCGTCCCCGCTCAGACAGACTCTCACTCAGCTGTCTGTGGGGAGGACCTCCGTGTTTGCTGTGGATGAAAACA GTAACTTGTGGTTTAGACAAGGCCTCACCCCCAGCTACCCTCAGGGCTCCGCCTGGGAGCTGATCTCTAACAACGTCACCAAGGTTTCTGTGGGACCGCTGGACCAG GTGTGGATCATAGCAGACGGGGTTCCAGGTTTCACATCGGAGACCCCTGGAGCTGTCTGCCACAGGCTGGGGGTGGGACCCATGCAACCCAAGGGCCAGGGTTGGGACTATGGAATAGGA GGAGGCTGGGAGCACATCAGTGTGAGGGGAAACTCAGCAGAGGCTCCTCGGGCCCCCCATCTTCCTGCTGCAGGACCCCCACGCAGCCCGCTCCCCCACCAGCGTCCTCCTGCACAAGTGAACGGGAACGCTGTGGGTGTGTAA